One window from the genome of Palaemon carinicauda isolate YSFRI2023 chromosome 24, ASM3689809v2, whole genome shotgun sequence encodes:
- the LOC137617891 gene encoding transcriptional repressor scratch 1-like: MSLTPPSSKDHIPRPPKKRPLALFNYTLNNNTDFADDENMQPEDLSMKSSRIHAPVHTSVATTATLATRPSTPIYSRIVAPVVSYSSAPTLPTAHSLHRTTVASPAPLTPIATPRSDFGGLLSYGGAGLNLSSNRTPVSSSDRVPSTGNNFNFDSNIKEISSTKSQSFSSSFANANSSLVSTAGLKLISEVAAACGRPTVLRAPGGNPSTPSTPQTSHASSIRSGPYAPPTPRDPLRTAMRERGVGMRSWPYHPYLPLGVYGLPSSLHSPATPPPRTVRDLVHPPARQRGGSVSPPGETGSSSSESSPEAQHQDGRSSRLTCPDCNRRYATVAGLAKHHQFHCMKDANRSFACKHCDKVYTSLGALKMHIRTHTLPCKCPLCGKAFSRPWLLQGHIRTHTGEKPFQCPQCERCFADRSNLRAHLQTHTDVKKYACRTCPKTFSRMSLLVKHEDHGCPGIRGTHTLSLAPNPSESLSPATSQPSIHNDIRYNVESVA, encoded by the exons ATGTCTCTCACACCGCCTTCGTCCAAGGATCATATCCCAAGACCGCCCAAGAAGAGGCCTTTGGCCTTATTCAATTACACACTCAACAATAACACAG ACTTTGCTGATGACGAAAACATGCAACCGGAAGATCTCAGCATGAAAAGCAGTAGAATTCACGCCCCTGTCCACACTTCTGTTGCAACTACTGCAACACTTGCAACTAGACCGTCAACACCAATTTATTCCAGAATCGTAGCTCCTGTGGTGTCCTACAGTTCAGCACCTACACTACCAACTGCACATTCGTTACACAGAACTACAGTTGCCTCCCCTGCGCCTCTGACACCAATTGCTACACCCCGTTCAGACTTTGGTGGCCTCTTGAGCTATGGAGGAGCAGGTCTTAATCTTTCCAGTAACCGGACTCCAGTAAGTAGCAGTGACAGAGTTCCTAGCACTGGAAACAATTTCAATTTTGATAGCAATATAAAAGAGATCAGTAGCACCAAGAGCCAGAGTTTTAGCAGCAGTTTTGCTAATGCCAACAGTAGTCTTGTTAGCACTGCGGGGTTAAAGCTTATCAGTGAAGTAGCAGCAGCCTGTGGAAGACCAACAGTTTTAAGAGCACCAGGAGGAAACCCAAGCACCCCATCGACTCCTCAAACATCTCACGCAAGCAGCATTCGAAGTGGCCCATATGCTCCACCTACTCCTAGAGATCCTTTACGAActgcgatgagagagagaggagtcggCATGAGGTCATGGCCTTACCACCCATACCTCCCACTTGGTGTTTACGGTCTCCCTTCAAGCCTTCATTCGCCAGCCACCCCTCCACCAAGAACTGTAAGAGACCTGGTTCATCCTCCAGCCAGACAAAGAGGTGGCTCTGTCTCCCCGCCTGGAGAAACTGGTTCAAGTAGCAGTGAAAGCAGTCCCGAAGCTCAACATCAGGATGGTAGAAGTTCGAGGCTGACGTGTCCAGACTGCAACCGTCGGTATGCTACAGTGGCTGGTTTGGCCAAGCACCATCAGTTCCACTGCATGAAGGATGCAAACCGTTCATTTGCCTGTAAGCACTGCGATAAAGTTTACACGTCACTTGGTGCCTTAAAAATGCACATCAGGACCCACACCCTGCCTTGCAAGTGCCCCCTGTGTGGAAAGGCCTTCTCGCGTCCATGGCTGCTCCAGGGGCACATTAGAACccacacgggagagaagcccttCCAGTGCCCCCAGTGTGAGAGGTGCTTCGCTGACAGGAGTAACCTCAGAGCACATTTACAGACACACACTGACGTGAAGAAATACGCTTGCAGGACTTGTCCTAAGACGTTTTCGAGAATGTCTTTGCTTGTGAAACACGAGGACCACGGATGCCCGGGCATAAGGGGCACCCATACCCTGTCTTTGGCACCTAACCCATCGGAATCATTATCGCCAGCCACAAGCCAGCCATCAATTCATAATGATATTCGTTATAACGTTGAAAGTGTTGCATAA